The genomic interval ATTACTATACTATTGCGGCCGAAAATAATCCGGAGCTAAAAGCGAAGTATAAAGAGTTTGAAGCCGCATTGCAGCGGATTCCACAAGTGAGTTCATTAGCAGATCCAAGTCTATCAATGGGGTATTTTATTTCCCCTGTAGAAACCAGGCTTGGGCCGCAAAATTTGCGTTTTTCGCTTTCGCAAATGTTTCCTTGGTTTGGAACTTTAAAAGCACAGAAAAATGCAGCAACCTTAATGGCAGAAAGCAAATATCAAGCTTTTTTGAATACCAAAAACCAGTTGTTTTATCAAGTTGCTACAGTATATTATCCCTTGTATGAGTTGCGAAACCTTATGGAGATTGAGCAAGAGAATATCAAAATTTTAACATCTTATAAAAAAATTGCCAATGCAAAATTCCAAAATGGCAATGGGAATTTAGTAGATATACTGCGTGTAGATATTATGTTAAAAGACGCCGAAACTAATTTAGGTATTTTAAACAAAAAAGAGCCGGCACTCAAATCATGGCTCAACAGTATTTTGAATCGAAAATATGATGAGGCAATTGTCGTTTCTAGGGAGATTACCGTAAGTGATTTGCCTGTTAATTATCGTAAGGATGCTATAAGTACTAATCCAATGTTACAAGAATTGGAATTAAAAAAGCAAGCCTCTGAAGCAGGAATTGAGGTGGCAAAAAAACAAGGTTCGCCTAAACTAGGTCTGGGACTAGATTATGTTTTTGTAGGTACAGGAATGAATAACTCTCCAGATTCGGGTAAAGATGTTATTATGCCCATGGTAACGGTTAGTTTACCCATTTTTAGAAAAAAATATAATGCTGCCATTAGTGAAGCTAAATTAATGCAAGAGAGCTATTCGTTCCAAAAAGAAGCAGTCGAGGATAAATTAAATGGGACTTACTACAAGTTTGTGTTTGAACTTGAAAAAGAACGTGATTTATTAAAATTATACGAAGAACAAGTAGTCACGCTTTCTAAAAGTTTGAACCTATTATTAACTTATTATAGTAATGCAAATAAAGATTTTGAAGAAGTTTTGCGCATGCAACAAGAACTTTTAAAATATCAAAAAATGCAATTGTCAAGTCGTACTTCTTACCATATCAAGCTAGCTGAGTTAGATTATTTAACAGCAAAACAATTTTAATCATGATTATAGATAAAAAAACGAAAATAGTAATACTAATCACTCTGATTTTTGGGGTTTTACTTGGTGCTTTGCTGTTTGGCGGAGATTCAAAAGAAGAAGAAAAAACAGAAGTCAGTTCAGAAGTAGAGGTTTGGACCTGTTCGATGCATCCTCAAATTAGACAGCCTGAGGCTGGTGACTGTCCTATTTGTGGAATGGATTTAATTCCGTTAGAGTCAGGTAATGATAGTGCTGATCCAGATGCGATCAGCATGTCAGAGTCAGCCATGATTATAGCGGGAATTTCAACTTATAAGGTTGGAAATACAGATGGAATTAAGGAAGTTTCTTTAAACGGTAAAATTGAAGTCAATGAAAAAGCTGTTTACAGCCAATCTTCACACATTCCAGGAAGAATCGAAAAAATTCAAGTTTCATTCGTAGGTGAATATGTCAAAAAAGGACAAGTAGTTGCTTATGTATATTCCCCTGAATTGGCCAGTGCCCAGCAAGAATTAATTGAAGCTTACAGCGTAAAAGACATTCAGCCACAATTATTTGAATCGGTAAAAA from Flavobacterium ovatum carries:
- a CDS encoding TolC family protein produces the protein MRKILIITVLLLAFNASGQSINDYYTIAAENNPELKAKYKEFEAALQRIPQVSSLADPSLSMGYFISPVETRLGPQNLRFSLSQMFPWFGTLKAQKNAATLMAESKYQAFLNTKNQLFYQVATVYYPLYELRNLMEIEQENIKILTSYKKIANAKFQNGNGNLVDILRVDIMLKDAETNLGILNKKEPALKSWLNSILNRKYDEAIVVSREITVSDLPVNYRKDAISTNPMLQELELKKQASEAGIEVAKKQGSPKLGLGLDYVFVGTGMNNSPDSGKDVIMPMVTVSLPIFRKKYNAAISEAKLMQESYSFQKEAVEDKLNGTYYKFVFELEKERDLLKLYEEQVVTLSKSLNLLLTYYSNANKDFEEVLRMQQELLKYQKMQLSSRTSYHIKLAELDYLTAKQF